One Methanohalophilus mahii DSM 5219 genomic window carries:
- the dinB gene encoding DNA polymerase IV, producing MPASRIIFHIDMDSFFSSVEVRERPSLKGLPVVVGSDPKKGEGRGVVSTCSYEARKYGIHSAMPISKAYMLCPDAVFLRVNMPLYKQVSENIMLLLQRYTSVFQQVSVDEAYLDVTDIVINYTEAQELALRIKKEMYDEEGLNCSIGVAPNKVVAKIASDYQKPDGLTIVKPENVQEFLFPMEVSAIPGVGRRTREILGKMDIRTIGDMARTDVQLLVSRLGKSALKLRQMALGNYHSKVAGKTEVKSISKEDTFEEDVGDIEILRETMDRLAQQVHSRLVRHGYVFRTVNLKIRFEDFTTYTRAFSLRATSNDLSVICKVGTRMLNEFSCKKKVRLIGIGVSSLMKIDSQQTTLEDFIRGDQNENGNLIKPSK from the coding sequence ATGCCTGCCTCCCGAATAATTTTCCATATTGATATGGATAGTTTTTTCTCCTCGGTAGAAGTTCGCGAAAGACCATCCCTAAAGGGGCTCCCAGTCGTGGTTGGGTCTGACCCAAAAAAAGGGGAAGGAAGGGGTGTGGTAAGTACATGTTCCTACGAGGCGCGCAAGTATGGGATCCATTCGGCAATGCCTATTTCGAAAGCCTACATGCTTTGTCCGGATGCGGTCTTTTTGCGGGTGAACATGCCACTCTATAAGCAAGTTTCAGAAAATATAATGCTTCTGCTGCAGCGCTACACTTCTGTTTTCCAGCAGGTAAGTGTGGATGAAGCATATCTGGATGTTACTGATATTGTAATAAACTACACTGAGGCACAGGAACTTGCTCTAAGGATAAAGAAAGAGATGTATGATGAGGAGGGTCTCAACTGTTCTATCGGCGTAGCACCCAACAAGGTTGTGGCCAAGATTGCTTCTGATTACCAAAAGCCCGATGGTCTGACGATTGTGAAGCCTGAAAATGTACAGGAATTCCTGTTTCCGATGGAAGTATCTGCCATTCCCGGTGTAGGCAGGCGTACCCGTGAGATCCTGGGAAAAATGGATATCCGGACGATTGGTGACATGGCACGTACCGATGTGCAACTGCTTGTATCCCGTCTGGGCAAATCCGCCCTTAAATTGCGCCAGATGGCGCTGGGTAATTATCACAGTAAAGTGGCCGGGAAAACCGAGGTTAAATCCATCAGCAAGGAGGATACCTTTGAAGAAGATGTCGGGGATATAGAAATTTTAAGAGAAACTATGGACAGACTTGCGCAACAGGTACACAGCAGGCTGGTCAGGCATGGTTATGTATTTCGTACTGTCAACCTAAAGATACGTTTTGAGGATTTTACTACATACACACGGGCTTTTTCTCTCAGGGCAACCAGCAATGACCTTTCTGTGATCTGCAAGGTGGGCACCCGTATGTTAAATGAATTCAGCTGTAAGAAGAAGGTAAGGCTTATCGGGATAGGTGTGTCAAGCCTGATGAAGATTGATTCCCAACAGACTACTCTGGAAGATTTCATAAGAGGGGATCAGAATGAAAATGGAAACCTGATCAAACCCAGCAAATAA
- a CDS encoding phosphoribosyltransferase has protein sequence MALPDKFKCVITNWDYIYNLCRDVSEDVKKSGYEPDIIIALARGGWFAGRVMCDFLGLDDLTSLKIEHYTGTAVAGDEPLIRYPLAESAATGKKVLIVDDITDSGQSMLHAKDYIQKQEPKEIRTATLQYLYNSVLEPDYCGERLEEWAWIVYPWNFIEDMTDIITGTMEREEVEYWDIPALKHVLYKHHSVESISFEIAQPGRLVEVLREMERRGILTSETTKGKTFWKKL, from the coding sequence ATGGCATTACCTGATAAATTCAAATGTGTTATTACAAACTGGGATTACATCTATAATCTTTGCAGGGATGTTTCTGAAGACGTTAAAAAATCTGGTTATGAACCCGATATCATTATTGCACTGGCCAGAGGTGGCTGGTTTGCCGGTCGCGTGATGTGTGACTTTCTGGGACTGGATGATCTTACAAGTCTCAAGATCGAACACTACACAGGAACTGCCGTTGCAGGAGACGAGCCACTGATACGCTACCCACTGGCAGAAAGTGCCGCTACCGGCAAGAAGGTACTCATCGTGGACGATATAACAGACAGTGGCCAGAGTATGCTTCATGCAAAGGATTATATCCAGAAGCAGGAACCAAAAGAGATCAGGACCGCTACCCTGCAGTATCTCTACAACTCTGTCCTTGAACCCGATTATTGTGGTGAAAGATTGGAGGAATGGGCATGGATAGTCTATCCCTGGAATTTTATCGAGGATATGACTGACATCATTACCGGCACCATGGAGCGCGAAGAAGTCGAATACTGGGACATTCCCGCTCTGAAACATGTCCTTTATAAGCACCATTCAGTGGAATCCATATCTTTTGAAATAGCCCAACCAGGCCGTCTTGTTGAAGTACTAAGGGAAATGGAAAGAAGAGGAATTTTAACTTCCGAAACCACAAAGGGCAAAACATTCTGGAAAAAACTTTGA
- a CDS encoding heparan-alpha-glucosaminide N-acetyltransferase, whose product MVLPEQRFWEVDLLRGCAIVLMIIYHTFYDLDLLGNFSFAVNQGKLWIIGRSSAVLFIYTAGIALSLSYSRYRLKHPENRNPWHKYVKRGIRIFLWGSLITLVSWFAYPSMPIIFGILHFLGISIIVAYPLIEKKDVNLIVAGVVILIGFYLKTITVTNDWFLWLGLHSTSFQTLDYFPLFPWFGLVLIGIATSNHLYPVYERRFNIPEMTDIAPIRLLTAMGKRSLAMYLLHQPALILILYLLGLIRFPFSF is encoded by the coding sequence ATGGTACTGCCTGAACAACGTTTCTGGGAAGTTGACCTTTTACGGGGCTGTGCCATTGTCCTCATGATTATATATCATACATTCTATGATCTGGACCTGCTGGGCAATTTCTCTTTCGCAGTTAACCAGGGCAAATTATGGATAATCGGCAGAAGTTCAGCTGTTCTTTTTATATATACTGCAGGGATTGCCCTGAGCCTTAGTTATTCAAGATACCGTTTGAAACATCCCGAAAACAGAAATCCCTGGCACAAATATGTAAAAAGGGGAATTCGGATCTTTCTCTGGGGAAGTCTGATTACTTTAGTCAGCTGGTTTGCGTATCCCTCTATGCCAATCATTTTCGGGATACTGCATTTTCTGGGAATCTCAATAATAGTTGCCTATCCGTTGATTGAAAAGAAAGATGTCAACCTGATTGTCGCAGGAGTTGTAATCTTAATTGGATTTTACCTGAAAACAATAACTGTGACTAATGACTGGTTTTTGTGGCTGGGACTGCATTCCACATCATTCCAGACACTTGATTACTTTCCCCTGTTTCCCTGGTTTGGCCTTGTACTAATAGGAATTGCCACCAGCAACCACCTGTATCCCGTCTATGAAAGAAGATTCAATATACCTGAGATGACAGATATTGCTCCGATACGACTGCTCACTGCAATGGGAAAAAGATCCCTTGCAATGTACCTGTTGCACCAGCCGGCCCTAATCCTGATCCTTTATTTGCTGGGTTTGATCAGGTTTCCATTTTCATTCTGA
- a CDS encoding EamA family transporter has translation MFPFPAELLVVVFGLAAAMSWGTGDFSGGIATRKTSVYIVVMITQFIGFFLLITTGHITSEPFPLKIDYLWGLLVGVFGNIGILSLYKGLSSGKMGLVAPVSAVVAVLVPVIYSLFTEGVPAFHKFLGFSIALVGVWLVSSSSSMSKINMGDLKFPFIAGLGFGLAYISISNFSGVSIFWTLAVAKIEGAAILLLFLLSKGNLGIPSRKVALPILIAGVGDTAGSIFFTAASQVGRLDIATVTSALYPAGTVLLSWIVLGEYLSSRQWMGVLMALFSVILLSV, from the coding sequence ATGTTCCCATTTCCTGCTGAATTGTTAGTCGTAGTTTTTGGTCTTGCAGCTGCTATGTCCTGGGGCACGGGGGATTTCAGTGGCGGTATTGCGACCAGAAAAACCAGTGTTTACATAGTTGTTATGATAACCCAGTTCATAGGTTTCTTCTTGCTTATTACTACAGGCCACATAACCTCGGAACCATTTCCTCTAAAAATTGATTATTTATGGGGCCTTCTGGTAGGTGTATTCGGGAATATAGGAATTCTTTCCCTTTACAAGGGACTTTCATCGGGAAAAATGGGACTTGTAGCGCCTGTTTCTGCAGTTGTCGCTGTTCTTGTTCCTGTTATTTATAGCCTTTTTACAGAAGGGGTGCCTGCATTCCATAAATTTTTGGGATTTAGCATTGCTCTTGTAGGTGTATGGCTGGTCTCAAGCAGCAGCAGTATGTCAAAAATCAATATGGGTGATCTTAAATTCCCCTTTATTGCAGGACTGGGATTTGGATTGGCTTACATATCGATTAGCAATTTCAGTGGAGTCTCAATCTTCTGGACACTGGCAGTTGCTAAAATTGAAGGTGCAGCAATATTGCTATTGTTTCTACTCTCAAAAGGCAATCTAGGCATACCGTCTAGAAAAGTGGCTCTGCCTATTCTTATCGCAGGTGTTGGTGACACTGCAGGCAGTATCTTTTTCACAGCAGCAAGTCAGGTGGGAAGGCTGGATATTGCGACGGTTACATCTGCTCTTTACCCGGCAGGCACAGTCCTGCTTTCCTGGATAGTGCTTGGCGAATATCTATCTTCCAGACAATGGATGGGAGTATTGATGGCTTTGTTTTCAGTTATTTTATTGTCTGTTTGA
- the mtnP gene encoding S-methyl-5'-thioadenosine phosphorylase, translating to MKGHADIAIIGGSGVYDVSLFDNIRQIEVDTPFGKPSDSITVGDFGEKKVCFLPRHGTGHRVSPTNLNSRANIFALKKLGVKQIIAASAVGSLKEDIKPQDIVIPYQIYDRTKIRPSTFFDQDIVVHTGFADPFCSGMSKLLHKIAIANGYNSHPEGTYVCIEGPQFSTRAESNVYRSLGFDIIGMTAIPEAKLAREAEICYSTIATVTDYDVWHEEDVTMETIIANVIKNEKAVRTIIHQALESLDIEQDCECRHALDGAIMTDSEMISYETKYRLKALIGKYSD from the coding sequence TTGAAGGGACATGCAGATATTGCGATCATCGGCGGAAGCGGCGTATATGACGTAAGCCTATTTGACAACATCCGCCAGATAGAGGTGGATACACCTTTTGGCAAACCGTCAGACTCGATTACAGTGGGAGATTTTGGCGAAAAGAAAGTCTGTTTTCTACCACGGCATGGTACAGGACACAGGGTATCTCCAACCAACCTGAATTCCAGGGCCAACATCTTTGCCCTGAAAAAACTTGGTGTCAAACAGATAATAGCTGCCTCAGCTGTTGGAAGCCTGAAAGAAGATATAAAGCCTCAGGATATTGTAATCCCTTACCAGATATATGACAGGACAAAAATTCGCCCTTCAACGTTCTTTGATCAGGATATAGTTGTTCACACGGGTTTTGCTGATCCTTTTTGTTCCGGGATGTCAAAATTGCTCCATAAAATTGCAATCGCAAACGGCTACAACAGTCATCCGGAAGGGACCTACGTATGTATCGAAGGACCCCAGTTTTCGACCAGAGCCGAATCAAATGTTTATAGGTCACTGGGTTTTGATATAATAGGAATGACTGCCATACCTGAGGCAAAACTTGCACGGGAAGCCGAAATCTGTTATAGCACCATTGCAACTGTAACCGATTATGATGTATGGCATGAAGAAGATGTGACTATGGAAACTATCATCGCAAATGTAATAAAAAACGAAAAAGCAGTTAGAACTATTATTCATCAGGCACTTGAATCCCTTGATATTGAGCAGGATTGTGAATGCAGGCATGCTCTTGATGGAGCAATAATGACTGATTCTGAAATGATATCTTACGAAACAAAGTACAGACTAAAAGCTCTTATTGGCAAATATAGCGACTAA
- the aspS gene encoding aspartate--tRNA(Asn) ligase, with protein MSLKNLRTHYTTQIDPGKIGDDKVALAGWVHEVRDLGGICFVVLRDRQGRAQVTLVKKKIDRELFNFARKLIRESVISVRGSIKPEEKAPNGYELIPDEIELLNEADSPLPLDTTGKVDAELDTRLDSRFIDLRRSRTNAIFRIRHEVLHAVRNYLANDGFLETSSPKVVATATEGGTALFPITYFDREAFLNQSPQLFKQILMSGGMDRVFEIGPIFRAEEHDTRRHLNEATSIDIEASFVDHFDVMEILENMVEYVYNQVIENVPDALEVLGIELKVPKTPFLKLTYQEAIDIVNSHGEEELKWGDDLSTLSEHTIGEHVFQETGEEHYFIIDWPTEIKPFYAMPYEEKPEFSKSFDMMHRTMELSSGAQRIHVPEMLKNRIADQGLDPEGFDFYLRAFSYGMPPHSGWGLGCERFVMTMLGVENIRDVVLFPRDRRRLSP; from the coding sequence ATGTCATTGAAAAATTTAAGGACACATTATACTACACAAATCGACCCCGGTAAAATCGGAGACGACAAGGTTGCTCTTGCAGGTTGGGTACATGAGGTACGTGACCTTGGAGGAATCTGTTTTGTTGTATTAAGGGACAGACAGGGAAGAGCCCAGGTTACCCTTGTGAAGAAGAAAATCGACAGGGAACTGTTCAATTTCGCCAGAAAACTTATCCGGGAATCAGTTATCTCTGTCAGAGGCAGTATCAAGCCGGAAGAAAAAGCCCCTAATGGTTATGAATTGATACCCGACGAGATAGAACTGCTCAATGAAGCAGACTCTCCCCTGCCCCTGGATACCACAGGAAAAGTGGATGCTGAACTCGACACAAGACTGGATTCACGTTTCATAGACCTGAGAAGAAGCAGAACAAATGCCATATTCAGGATAAGACATGAGGTTCTGCATGCTGTCAGGAATTATCTTGCAAATGATGGATTCCTGGAAACTTCAAGTCCCAAGGTTGTAGCCACAGCAACCGAAGGAGGCACTGCCCTTTTCCCGATTACATATTTCGACAGGGAGGCTTTCCTCAACCAGAGCCCACAGCTTTTCAAGCAAATCCTGATGTCCGGTGGGATGGACAGGGTATTTGAGATTGGACCGATTTTCCGTGCAGAAGAACATGACACCCGCCGCCACTTGAACGAAGCTACATCTATTGATATAGAAGCGAGTTTTGTCGACCACTTCGATGTAATGGAAATCCTCGAAAACATGGTGGAATATGTTTACAATCAGGTCATAGAAAACGTACCCGATGCTCTTGAAGTACTCGGAATCGAACTCAAGGTCCCAAAAACCCCATTCCTCAAACTGACGTATCAGGAAGCGATAGATATTGTCAACTCCCATGGTGAAGAGGAATTGAAATGGGGAGACGACCTGTCCACCCTTTCCGAACACACGATCGGGGAACATGTATTCCAGGAAACAGGGGAAGAGCATTATTTTATCATAGACTGGCCAACCGAAATAAAACCGTTCTATGCCATGCCCTACGAGGAAAAACCTGAATTCTCCAAGTCATTTGATATGATGCACAGGACCATGGAACTCTCCTCCGGTGCCCAGCGCATACACGTTCCGGAAATGCTCAAAAACAGGATAGCAGATCAGGGACTTGACCCTGAAGGCTTTGATTTCTATCTCCGCGCTTTCAGTTACGGAATGCCGCCACACTCTGGCTGGGGTTTGGGTTGTGAAAGATTTGTGATGACCATGCTTGGAGTGGAGAACATCCGCGACGTCGTACTGTTCCCCAGAGACCGCAGGCGTCTTTCCCCATAA
- the rpiA gene encoding ribose-5-phosphate isomerase RpiA: protein MTNRNTKGHHPGKEAAGRAAAELVKDGSIVGLGTGSTTAYAIKALGEKVKKGLDIRAVVTSYQSEMLAIQAGIPLTSLAENPVLDIAIDGADEVDSNLNVVKGGGGAHFREKVVSLSANKFIVVVDDSKISDTISMAIPLEVLPCARELVQQQVAQMGGKASIRPASRKDGPVISDNGNFIMDAAFGEIPNPQEFADKLSNVVGIVEHGIFTNTDKVYIGYKDGKIELRE from the coding sequence ATGACAAATAGGAACACAAAAGGTCATCATCCGGGCAAGGAAGCCGCCGGCAGGGCCGCAGCCGAACTTGTGAAGGACGGATCTATCGTGGGGTTGGGTACCGGCTCCACAACTGCTTACGCGATCAAGGCCCTGGGAGAAAAGGTCAAAAAGGGACTGGATATAAGGGCAGTTGTCACATCATACCAGTCGGAAATGCTGGCTATACAGGCAGGCATACCCCTGACAAGCCTGGCTGAAAATCCCGTGCTTGATATTGCAATCGATGGTGCCGATGAAGTCGATTCAAATCTCAATGTGGTAAAGGGAGGCGGAGGTGCTCACTTTCGGGAAAAAGTAGTATCCCTTTCTGCCAACAAATTCATTGTAGTTGTGGATGACTCAAAGATAAGCGATACAATATCAATGGCTATTCCATTGGAAGTCCTGCCATGTGCCCGTGAACTTGTACAGCAACAGGTTGCTCAAATGGGCGGAAAAGCCAGTATACGCCCTGCATCCAGAAAAGATGGGCCTGTTATATCCGATAATGGTAATTTCATTATGGATGCTGCTTTCGGAGAGATCCCAAACCCACAGGAATTTGCAGATAAACTGTCAAACGTTGTCGGAATCGTAGAACACGGAATATTTACCAATACCGATAAGGTGTATATCGGTTACAAAGACGGAAAAATAGAACTGAGGGAATGA
- the gyrB gene encoding DNA topoisomerase (ATP-hydrolyzing) subunit B — MSDRDVYDATHIQVLEGLEAVRKRPSMYIGSIDGRGLHHLVYEVVDNSIDEALAGYCTSIDVSINRDGSVTVRDDGRGIPTDIHSKYKKSALEVVMTILHAGGKFDKSSYKVSGGLHGVGVSVVNALSEWNDVEVHRNGKIFYQRYVRGKPLDDVIEKGDTESTGTSMTFKPDTDIFETVDFNFETLVTRLRELAFLNRGIKIVITDKRSDEPLQEVFEYDGGIVSFVEYLNKSRNVLHEQPIYFEREKEDTRVEIAMQYTDSYGEYVYSFANNINTHEGGTHLAGFKSALTRVANDYAKSNNLAKGDIKLSGDDIREGLAGIISVKLMDPQFEGQTKTKLGNSELKGIVDSMVSEGLSEFMEENPKIASAILQKAMDARRAREAAKKARELTRRKSALEVSTLPGKLADCSEKDPSVSEIYLVEGDSAGGSAKMGRDRRFQAILPFRGKILNVEKSRLARILKNNEILSLITAMGTGIGDEYDLTKARYHKVVIMTDADVDGAHIRTLMLTFFFRYMTPLIDAGYVYIAQPPLYSIKKGKNQRFAYTEREKDRIIEEIGEKGVSIQRYKGLGEMNPDQLWETTMNPQTRTILQVTMEDAVAADEMFSVLMGDEVAPRRKFIQEHAKDVINLDV; from the coding sequence ATGAGTGACAGAGATGTCTATGATGCGACTCATATTCAGGTGTTGGAAGGACTGGAAGCCGTACGCAAGCGACCGAGCATGTATATCGGAAGCATTGATGGCCGGGGTTTACACCATCTTGTTTATGAAGTAGTGGATAACAGTATAGATGAGGCCCTTGCAGGCTATTGTACCTCAATTGACGTTTCTATAAACAGGGATGGATCGGTTACGGTCAGGGACGACGGCAGGGGAATCCCTACAGATATACATTCTAAATACAAAAAATCGGCACTTGAAGTTGTAATGACCATTCTGCATGCAGGGGGTAAATTCGATAAGAGTTCCTACAAGGTATCAGGTGGTCTTCATGGAGTAGGTGTCTCTGTTGTAAATGCCCTTTCTGAATGGAACGATGTGGAAGTTCACAGGAATGGTAAAATTTTCTACCAGCGTTATGTAAGAGGAAAACCTCTTGATGATGTTATCGAGAAAGGGGATACTGAGAGTACCGGTACATCAATGACCTTCAAACCGGATACCGACATTTTTGAAACAGTAGATTTTAATTTTGAAACCCTGGTCACAAGGTTAAGAGAACTTGCATTCTTAAATCGTGGAATTAAGATTGTCATAACCGATAAGAGGTCAGATGAGCCCCTGCAGGAAGTTTTTGAATATGACGGCGGCATCGTCTCTTTTGTTGAGTATTTGAACAAGAGCCGCAATGTACTGCATGAACAACCTATATATTTTGAGAGGGAAAAGGAAGATACACGTGTTGAAATAGCCATGCAGTATACCGACAGTTATGGTGAATATGTCTATTCCTTTGCAAATAATATCAACACTCATGAAGGTGGTACTCATCTGGCGGGGTTCAAGTCAGCCCTGACCAGGGTCGCCAATGATTATGCCAAAAGCAACAACCTTGCCAAAGGAGATATCAAACTCAGTGGTGATGATATCCGGGAAGGTCTGGCAGGGATCATCAGTGTAAAATTGATGGACCCTCAATTTGAGGGACAGACAAAGACAAAACTCGGAAACAGTGAACTTAAGGGTATTGTGGATTCCATGGTTTCTGAGGGTCTCTCGGAGTTCATGGAAGAAAATCCCAAAATAGCTTCTGCGATCCTGCAAAAAGCAATGGATGCACGCAGGGCCAGGGAAGCGGCCAAAAAGGCGCGGGAATTAACACGGCGCAAAAGTGCACTGGAAGTTAGCACTCTTCCCGGTAAACTTGCAGACTGTTCTGAAAAAGATCCTTCTGTATCTGAAATTTATCTTGTGGAAGGTGATTCTGCGGGTGGTTCAGCAAAGATGGGACGTGACAGGCGTTTCCAGGCAATTCTTCCGTTCAGGGGTAAAATATTGAATGTGGAAAAATCCCGTTTGGCCAGGATACTGAAAAATAATGAGATCCTATCCCTGATCACTGCAATGGGAACGGGGATTGGGGATGAGTATGACCTCACAAAGGCTCGCTATCACAAAGTTGTGATCATGACTGATGCCGATGTGGATGGTGCACATATACGCACTCTTATGCTTACCTTCTTTTTCCGCTACATGACCCCTTTGATAGACGCAGGCTATGTATACATCGCACAACCACCACTCTACAGTATAAAGAAAGGTAAAAACCAAAGATTTGCCTATACTGAGAGGGAAAAGGACAGAATAATTGAGGAGATTGGCGAAAAGGGTGTAAGCATACAGCGCTACAAGGGTCTTGGTGAAATGAATCCTGATCAACTGTGGGAAACAACCATGAATCCTCAGACACGCACTATTTTGCAGGTTACAATGGAGGATGCGGTCGCGGCTGATGAGATGTTTTCCGTTCTGATGGGAGATGAAGTTGCTCCCAGACGTAAATTCATACAGGAGCATGCAAAGGATGTTATCAACCTGGATGTGTGA
- a CDS encoding signal recognition particle protein Srp54: MVMDKLSNSLQDALKKLVGAGRIDERTVNDVVKDIQRALLQSDVNVKMVMQLSKSIKERALDEDVPQGMNPREHVIRIVYEELMKIVGEGTDIPLKPQKIMMIGLQGSGKTTTTAKLARYFQRKGLKPAVVCADTFRPGAYQQLKTLCESLNVAFYGEEGNPDAVGIVERGLAEIDKYDVKIIDTAGRHSLESDLIDEMERIHAISSPDYKLLVLDAGIGQQASEQAKAFNDSVGISGVVISKLDGTAKGGGAMSAVAATDSSIAFIGVGETPQDLEKFEADRFISRLLGMGDLRSLMEKAEESLSEDELDVESMMKGKFTLKDMYKQLEAMNKMGPMKQIMQMLPLGGMGMKVSDEDYEVTGQKMAQYKTLMDSMTEEEMTNPRIIGSSRIKRISIGAGSNPETVRELLKYHKQMQNAMKGMRGGKFNMKKMMKKMGM, encoded by the coding sequence ATGGTAATGGACAAACTCAGTAATTCCCTGCAGGATGCCCTCAAAAAACTCGTAGGTGCCGGACGCATTGATGAGCGGACGGTAAACGATGTTGTAAAGGATATCCAGAGGGCACTTCTTCAATCCGATGTTAATGTCAAGATGGTGATGCAGCTTTCCAAGAGCATAAAGGAGCGAGCTCTTGATGAGGACGTGCCCCAGGGTATGAATCCCCGGGAACATGTGATACGCATCGTTTATGAGGAACTGATGAAAATTGTGGGCGAAGGTACTGATATCCCGCTAAAGCCCCAGAAAATAATGATGATTGGATTGCAGGGTAGTGGTAAGACTACAACCACGGCCAAACTTGCCCGTTATTTCCAGCGCAAAGGGCTCAAACCTGCTGTGGTCTGTGCTGATACTTTCAGGCCCGGGGCTTACCAGCAGCTGAAAACCCTCTGTGAATCCCTGAATGTGGCATTCTATGGTGAAGAAGGCAATCCTGATGCTGTGGGTATAGTCGAAAGGGGACTTGCTGAAATTGACAAATATGATGTGAAAATCATTGATACGGCAGGTCGCCACTCTCTTGAAAGCGATCTTATAGATGAGATGGAGAGAATCCACGCAATTTCCAGTCCTGATTATAAATTGCTTGTACTTGATGCCGGTATAGGTCAACAGGCAAGCGAACAGGCAAAAGCATTCAACGACTCAGTTGGAATTTCCGGTGTTGTAATCTCAAAACTTGATGGTACCGCAAAAGGTGGTGGTGCTATGTCTGCTGTTGCTGCAACCGATTCCTCGATAGCCTTCATCGGTGTTGGTGAAACACCACAAGATCTGGAAAAATTCGAGGCAGATAGGTTCATTTCCCGCCTGCTTGGGATGGGTGATCTCAGGTCCCTGATGGAAAAGGCAGAAGAATCCCTCTCAGAAGATGAACTCGATGTCGAGTCCATGATGAAGGGGAAATTTACCCTCAAGGACATGTACAAGCAGCTTGAAGCCATGAACAAGATGGGTCCCATGAAGCAGATCATGCAAATGTTGCCACTGGGTGGTATGGGTATGAAAGTTTCCGATGAGGATTATGAAGTTACGGGACAGAAAATGGCACAGTACAAAACCCTCATGGATTCAATGACAGAAGAGGAAATGACAAATCCACGCATTATCGGCAGTTCCCGCATTAAAAGGATATCCATAGGTGCTGGTTCTAATCCGGAAACAGTTCGTGAGCTGCTGAAATATCACAAACAGATGCAAAACGCCATGAAAGGTATGCGTGGCGGCAAATTCAACATGAAGAAAATGATGAAGAAAATGGGAATGTAA
- a CDS encoding Zn-ribbon domain-containing protein, with the protein MPHKCTKCETVFEDGAEVILNGCPNCGWNKFLYVSKESEKETDEVEKGSETTKEVTEGKEKTSPSEEFIHDVDEFIGIEHKESTIIEDDGEKVESVRIIGPGSYELNLDSLLERKEIIMAIKENGTYAVDLASTFHGKRKKK; encoded by the coding sequence ATGCCTCACAAATGTACTAAATGTGAGACTGTATTTGAAGACGGGGCCGAAGTTATCCTCAATGGCTGCCCGAACTGTGGATGGAACAAATTTCTCTACGTAAGCAAAGAGTCCGAAAAGGAAACTGATGAAGTAGAGAAAGGTAGTGAAACCACCAAAGAAGTTACTGAGGGAAAAGAAAAGACATCTCCTTCTGAAGAATTCATTCATGATGTTGATGAATTCATAGGGATTGAGCATAAAGAAAGCACCATTATAGAAGATGATGGGGAGAAAGTTGAATCTGTACGTATTATTGGGCCGGGGTCCTATGAGTTGAACCTTGATTCCCTGCTTGAACGCAAGGAAATCATAATGGCAATCAAGGAAAACGGGACCTATGCAGTAGATCTCGCCTCCACATTCCACGGCAAGCGCAAGAAAAAATGA